A window of the Tessaracoccus sp. MC1865 genome harbors these coding sequences:
- a CDS encoding sugar ABC transporter permease has protein sequence MARKLANGDNDTRLRGGRWWGQVGWKHILALVVIAYCLFPILYVLSASLNPGGTLTGSNRLFRAFSSVHYERLFTTDFTKWMINSFFVSSVTAIGTVLMGAAAAYAFSRFRFRGRRGGLTALLIIQMFPQMLAFIAIFLLALTLGEIFPILGIGSHLQLIAIYLGGALGANTFLMYGFFNTIPMDIDEAAKIDGATHAQVFWGIIMRLVTPILAVVGLLSFVGSYGEFILAKVILARPENYTLAVGLYVWGSDERNAPWGLFAAGAVIAAIPIILLFMYLQKYIVSGLTAGGVKG, from the coding sequence ATGGCCAGGAAGCTAGCCAACGGTGACAACGACACCCGCCTGCGCGGCGGCCGCTGGTGGGGCCAAGTGGGGTGGAAGCACATCCTCGCCCTGGTGGTGATCGCCTACTGCCTGTTCCCGATCCTCTACGTACTGTCGGCCTCGCTCAACCCGGGCGGCACCCTGACGGGCTCCAACCGGCTGTTCCGAGCGTTCAGCAGCGTGCACTACGAGCGCCTGTTCACCACGGACTTCACGAAGTGGATGATCAACTCGTTCTTCGTCAGTTCGGTGACCGCCATCGGCACCGTGCTGATGGGCGCGGCCGCGGCCTACGCCTTCAGTCGCTTCCGGTTCAGAGGTCGCCGTGGCGGGCTGACGGCGCTGCTGATCATCCAGATGTTCCCGCAGATGCTGGCCTTCATCGCCATCTTTCTGCTGGCGCTGACCCTCGGCGAGATCTTCCCGATCCTCGGCATCGGCTCGCACCTGCAGCTCATCGCCATCTACCTGGGCGGCGCGCTGGGCGCCAACACCTTCCTGATGTACGGCTTCTTCAACACCATCCCGATGGACATCGACGAGGCCGCCAAGATCGACGGAGCCACGCATGCCCAGGTGTTCTGGGGCATCATCATGCGGCTGGTGACGCCCATCCTCGCGGTGGTGGGCCTGCTCAGCTTCGTCGGCTCCTACGGTGAGTTCATCCTGGCCAAGGTCATCCTGGCCCGCCCGGAGAACTACACGCTGGCGGTGGGCCTGTACGTCTGGGGTTCCGATGAGCGAAACGCCCCGTGGGGGTTGTTCGCGGCGGGCGCGGTCATCGCCGCCATCCCGATCATCCTGCTGTTCATGTACCTCCAGAAGTACATCGTCTCCGGCCTGACGGCTGGTGGCGTGAAGGGCTGA
- a CDS encoding glycoside hydrolase family 13 protein — MATEWWRDAVIYQIYPRSFADSTGDGYGDLPGIIDRLPYLRQLGVDAVWLSPFYTSPMSDAGYDVADYFSVDPLFGDITDAERLIERSHELDIRVLVDLVPNHTSDEHKWFRQARSSEPGSLERGRYHFVDGLGENGELPPNNWKSVFGGPAWTRVDDAAGNGERTQWYLHLFDVKQPDLNWSNEEVRKGFDEILRFWLDKGADGFRVDVAHALVKAHGLPDWDEDQAMLDGLSGPMWDQDGVHDIYRRWRRILDEYDGDRSLVAEAWVSDPDRLALYLRPDEMHTAFNFQFLDSRWDAEEYRTKIPRTRAADAEVGAPTTWVLNNHDVVRSVSRFGLADPGSSHEGLGSEDEQPDNEVGLRRARAAALLMLGLPGSAYLYQGEELGLPEHTTLPDELRQDPTWFRSEFTRVGRDGCRIPMAWEADRAALGFSPNGARWLPQPPEYRSLAVDQQVGVEGSTWELYHSALALRKELGLGSGSLDWVHAGEHIVAFDNGRVRVMTNVLGEAVPLPEGYRVLLSSTPLDDGVLPTDASAWFTAE, encoded by the coding sequence ATGGCAACTGAGTGGTGGCGCGACGCCGTCATTTACCAGATCTATCCCCGCTCGTTCGCAGACTCCACCGGCGACGGTTACGGAGACCTACCCGGCATCATCGACCGGTTGCCGTACCTGCGCCAACTGGGCGTCGACGCCGTGTGGTTGTCGCCGTTCTACACCTCGCCCATGTCGGATGCCGGCTACGACGTGGCCGACTACTTCAGCGTCGATCCGCTCTTCGGCGATATCACGGACGCCGAACGGCTGATCGAGCGTTCACACGAGCTCGACATCCGGGTGCTCGTCGACCTCGTCCCGAACCACACCTCGGATGAACACAAGTGGTTCCGCCAGGCGCGTTCCAGCGAGCCCGGCTCGCTGGAACGCGGCCGCTACCACTTCGTCGACGGGCTCGGCGAGAACGGCGAACTTCCCCCGAACAACTGGAAGTCCGTCTTCGGCGGCCCCGCCTGGACCCGGGTGGACGACGCGGCAGGCAATGGCGAACGCACCCAGTGGTACCTCCACCTCTTCGACGTGAAGCAGCCGGACCTCAACTGGAGCAACGAGGAGGTCCGCAAGGGCTTCGACGAGATCCTGCGGTTCTGGCTGGACAAGGGCGCCGACGGTTTCCGCGTCGACGTCGCCCATGCCCTCGTCAAGGCGCACGGCCTGCCGGACTGGGACGAGGATCAGGCCATGCTCGACGGCCTCAGCGGCCCCATGTGGGACCAGGACGGCGTGCACGACATCTACCGGCGCTGGCGCCGGATCCTCGACGAGTACGACGGCGACCGCAGCCTGGTCGCCGAGGCCTGGGTCTCAGACCCGGACAGGCTCGCGCTGTACCTGCGCCCCGACGAGATGCATACGGCCTTCAACTTCCAGTTCCTTGACAGCCGCTGGGATGCCGAGGAGTACCGCACCAAGATCCCGCGGACCCGCGCGGCCGACGCGGAGGTGGGTGCACCCACCACCTGGGTGCTGAACAACCACGACGTGGTGCGCAGCGTCAGCCGGTTCGGCCTGGCGGACCCCGGCTCCAGTCATGAGGGCCTCGGCTCTGAGGACGAACAGCCCGACAACGAGGTGGGCCTCCGGCGAGCCCGGGCCGCCGCGCTGCTGATGTTGGGCCTGCCGGGCTCCGCCTACCTCTACCAGGGCGAGGAGCTCGGCCTGCCCGAGCACACCACGCTCCCCGACGAACTGCGTCAGGACCCCACGTGGTTCCGCTCGGAGTTCACCCGGGTGGGCCGCGACGGCTGCCGCATCCCCATGGCCTGGGAAGCGGACAGGGCGGCGCTGGGCTTCTCGCCCAACGGCGCGCGCTGGCTGCCCCAGCCGCCGGAGTACCGCAGCCTCGCGGTCGACCAGCAGGTGGGGGTGGAGGGGTCGACCTGGGAGCTCTACCACTCCGCCCTGGCACTGCGGAAGGAGCTGGGCCTCGGTTCCGGTTCGCTCGACTGGGTGCACGCGGGCGAGCACATCGTCGCCTTCGACAACGGGCGCGTCAGGGTCATGACCAACGTACTGGGCGAGGCGGTGCCGCTGCCCGAGGGATATCGCGTGCTGCTCTCCAGCACTCCCCTCGACGACGGCGTGCTGCCGACGGACGCGTCCGCCTGGTTCACCGCCGAGTGA
- a CDS encoding maltose ABC transporter substrate-binding protein — translation MRKSLLAVAAAGLSLTLVACGGGNGATTTTEPTAEETAGSASPSTEASASADASTESTPAEATGTLTVWVDETRIEGFKALGETFQTSTGVTLDVVQKPSQDIKTDFIAQAPTGQGPDLIVGAHDWTGDLVKNGVISPVELGDKADAFSDVSLRAFTNAGQTYGVPYAVENIALVRNNAMVQDTPATFDELIAQGKTAEGAEFPVVIQQGPDGDAYHLYPIQTSFGAPVFKTDENGDYTAELGMEGPEGLAFAEYLKKLADEGVVSVSMGGDQAKQAFLDSKTPYMITGPWWTTEFAAADMDISVLPVPSAGGQPAAPFVGVQGVFLSSQSENAILAGQFIDYMATKEAQDVLFEKGGRLPALTESADAVSDELLAGFGEAGKDGQPMPAIPEMGAVWQFWGGAEVSIINGQAAPAEAWNAMNANIKEAFGAVEG, via the coding sequence ATGCGCAAGAGCCTCCTCGCCGTTGCCGCGGCCGGGCTTTCGCTGACGCTCGTCGCCTGTGGCGGCGGCAACGGCGCCACGACGACCACTGAGCCCACTGCCGAAGAGACCGCCGGCAGCGCCAGCCCCTCGACCGAGGCTTCGGCCTCGGCGGACGCGAGCACCGAATCCACTCCCGCCGAAGCAACCGGCACGCTGACCGTCTGGGTCGACGAGACCCGCATCGAAGGCTTCAAGGCCCTCGGCGAGACGTTCCAGACCTCGACCGGCGTCACCCTGGACGTCGTCCAGAAGCCGTCGCAGGACATCAAGACCGACTTCATCGCCCAGGCCCCCACGGGCCAGGGTCCCGACCTCATCGTCGGCGCACACGACTGGACCGGCGACCTCGTCAAGAACGGCGTCATCTCTCCCGTCGAACTCGGTGACAAGGCCGACGCCTTCTCCGACGTCTCGCTCCGCGCGTTCACCAACGCCGGCCAGACCTACGGCGTCCCCTACGCGGTCGAGAACATCGCGCTCGTGCGCAACAACGCCATGGTGCAGGACACCCCCGCCACGTTCGACGAGCTGATCGCCCAGGGCAAGACCGCCGAAGGCGCCGAGTTCCCCGTCGTGATCCAGCAGGGCCCGGACGGCGACGCGTACCACCTGTACCCGATCCAGACCTCGTTCGGCGCACCGGTCTTCAAGACCGACGAGAACGGTGACTACACCGCTGAGCTCGGCATGGAAGGCCCCGAGGGCCTCGCCTTCGCCGAGTACCTGAAGAAGCTGGCGGACGAGGGCGTCGTCTCCGTCTCCATGGGCGGCGACCAGGCCAAGCAGGCCTTCCTCGACAGCAAGACCCCGTACATGATCACCGGCCCCTGGTGGACCACGGAGTTCGCAGCCGCTGACATGGACATCTCCGTCCTCCCCGTCCCCTCGGCCGGCGGCCAGCCCGCCGCTCCGTTCGTGGGCGTGCAGGGCGTGTTCCTCTCCTCGCAGTCTGAGAACGCCATCCTCGCCGGTCAGTTCATCGACTACATGGCCACCAAGGAAGCCCAGGACGTGCTCTTCGAGAAGGGCGGTCGTCTGCCGGCACTGACCGAGTCCGCCGACGCCGTCTCCGACGAACTGCTCGCCGGCTTCGGTGAGGCGGGCAAGGACGGCCAGCCCATGCCGGCCATCCCGGAGATGGGCGCCGTGTGGCAGTTCTGGGGCGGTGCTGAGGTCAGCATCATCAACGGCCAGGCCGCTCCGGCCGAAGCCTGGAACGCCATGAACGCCAACATCAAGGAAGCTTTCGGCGCCGTCGAAGGCTGA
- a CDS encoding ABC transporter permease subunit: MSSSTDPSPRLSHARDISRPGFYVKLVLMMLVNALGLYGILASYGQQEWGVLIFLALALIVVDYVYFTKRAVPAKYLVPGLLFLIVFQIYVMANTAYVAFTNYGDGHNDAKAPAITQIMKTADRRVEGTQTYPVTVLEREGEVAFAVVQDGVAKVGDTDTPLEEIADAVVDGDRVTEVPGADVLTLAEIQQRQRDVLDLRVSMTDNPDDGWLRTDNAAMAYVAKSLLTYDEAADTFTDPDGKVYTADESQGLFVAEDGSTLTPGWRVTVGFDNFTTMFTDGRLAGPFFAALGWTFAFAMLSVLTTFAFGLMLAVVFNDPRIKGRTLYRALFILPYAFPGFLAALVWRGMLNRDFGFINEVLLGGAAIPWLTDGTMAKLAILGVNLWLGFPYMFLVATGALQSIPGELTEAAVVDGAGPLRRFWSITLPLLLVSVAPLLIASFAFNFNNFSLIFMLTGGGPNYAGAPWPIGETDILISMVYAIAFEGGNRMFGLASAMSILIFVVVGFISWLGFRQTRKLEEIM, from the coding sequence GTGAGCAGCTCGACAGACCCGTCGCCGCGGCTCTCCCACGCGCGCGACATCTCGCGCCCGGGCTTCTATGTGAAGCTCGTCCTGATGATGCTGGTCAACGCCCTTGGCCTGTACGGCATCCTGGCCAGTTACGGCCAGCAGGAATGGGGAGTCCTCATTTTCCTGGCACTGGCCCTCATCGTCGTCGACTACGTGTACTTCACGAAGCGGGCAGTCCCCGCGAAGTACCTCGTGCCGGGCCTGTTGTTCCTGATCGTGTTCCAGATCTATGTGATGGCCAACACGGCCTACGTGGCCTTCACCAACTACGGCGATGGCCACAACGACGCCAAGGCCCCCGCGATCACGCAGATCATGAAGACGGCCGACCGCCGCGTCGAGGGCACCCAGACCTATCCCGTCACCGTGCTGGAGCGCGAAGGCGAGGTGGCGTTCGCCGTCGTGCAGGACGGCGTGGCCAAGGTGGGCGACACCGATACCCCGCTCGAGGAGATTGCCGACGCGGTGGTGGACGGTGACAGGGTCACCGAGGTGCCGGGCGCCGACGTGCTCACGCTCGCCGAGATCCAGCAACGCCAACGCGACGTGCTCGACCTGCGCGTGTCGATGACGGACAACCCCGACGACGGGTGGTTGCGCACCGACAACGCCGCCATGGCCTATGTAGCGAAGTCGTTGCTGACCTATGACGAGGCGGCCGACACGTTCACGGATCCCGACGGCAAGGTCTACACGGCTGACGAGAGCCAAGGCCTGTTCGTCGCCGAGGACGGCTCGACGCTGACGCCCGGCTGGCGGGTCACCGTCGGCTTCGACAACTTCACCACGATGTTCACCGACGGCCGCCTGGCCGGCCCGTTCTTCGCAGCGCTGGGCTGGACGTTCGCCTTCGCCATGCTGTCGGTGCTCACCACCTTCGCCTTCGGCCTGATGCTGGCAGTGGTCTTCAACGATCCCCGGATCAAGGGCCGCACCCTCTACCGGGCCCTGTTCATCCTTCCCTACGCCTTCCCCGGCTTCCTCGCGGCGCTGGTCTGGCGCGGCATGTTGAACCGCGACTTCGGCTTCATCAACGAGGTGCTGCTGGGAGGGGCGGCCATCCCGTGGTTGACGGACGGCACCATGGCGAAGCTGGCCATCCTGGGCGTGAACCTCTGGTTGGGCTTCCCGTACATGTTCCTGGTGGCCACCGGAGCGCTGCAGTCCATTCCCGGTGAGCTCACCGAGGCCGCGGTGGTGGACGGCGCGGGTCCGCTGCGGCGGTTCTGGTCGATCACCCTGCCCCTGCTGCTGGTGTCGGTCGCTCCGCTGCTGATCGCGAGCTTCGCGTTCAACTTCAACAACTTCTCGCTGATCTTCATGTTGACCGGCGGTGGGCCCAACTATGCGGGCGCACCGTGGCCGATCGGTGAGACCGACATCCTCATCTCGATGGTCTACGCCATCGCGTTCGAGGGCGGCAACCGGATGTTCGGCCTGGCCAGCGCGATGTCGATCCTCATCTTCGTGGTGGTCGGCTTCATCTCGTGGCTGGGCTTCCGCCAGACCCGCAAGCTTGAGGAGATCATGTGA
- a CDS encoding HPr family phosphocarrier protein — protein MPSKTVTVGSTVGLHARPAALIAAAAGEFDDDITLSTGGESVDAASSLLIMTLGAEKGHQVTVTSDNVAAVEQIATMIEQDLDA, from the coding sequence GTGCCGAGCAAGACTGTGACCGTGGGGTCGACGGTGGGCCTGCATGCCCGCCCCGCAGCCCTCATCGCCGCCGCCGCCGGGGAGTTCGACGACGACATCACCCTCTCCACGGGGGGCGAATCGGTCGATGCCGCATCCTCATTGCTGATCATGACGTTGGGCGCCGAGAAGGGCCACCAGGTGACGGTCACCTCAGACAACGTCGCTGCGGTCGAGCAGATCGCGACGATGATCGAGCAGGACCTGGACGCGTAG
- a CDS encoding phosphoenolpyruvate--protein phosphotransferase codes for MTDVVRGTGVVAGVVKAPVVWKRPNLTPPAPLYALAADHREAAAEELMQAVQSVSAGYEERARRADGAAAKVLTATAQLASDRGWVRPALKAIAAGVPASTAAINAIESIAATFRRLGGVMAERVSDLGDIRDRVVSRLSGQPEPGVPMPERPSILLADDLSPADTADLDLDLIIAIATRLGGPTSHTAIIARQRGLPCVVGVTDLESIADGDVVLLDGAAGTLSRRLSELDADALVAADLRRRAVIDGWTGPAATADGTAVQLLANVADGAAARAAATGPVSGVGLYRTELGFLNSVTEPPVEQQADTYAQVLDAFPGRKVVVRTLDAGTDKPVPFASLPHEPNPALGIRGHRLAMSQPGLVRRQLDAIALAARGREPRPWVMAPMIATVDEARGFARECRQRDLVAGIMVEVPAVALLAEEILREVDFVSIGTNDLAQYVMAADRLAPELAHLTNPWQPGVLRLVKMTADAGQRVGKPVGVCGEAAADPALACVLVGMGITSLSMAAAAVPGVGVQLAKVSVEKCRRAAQAALTAPTATDARSAAVGELQLV; via the coding sequence ATGACCGACGTCGTGCGCGGCACTGGAGTCGTTGCCGGAGTGGTGAAGGCGCCCGTGGTGTGGAAGCGGCCGAACCTGACGCCTCCCGCGCCGCTCTACGCGCTTGCCGCGGACCACCGCGAGGCGGCCGCCGAGGAACTCATGCAGGCTGTGCAGAGCGTCTCTGCCGGATACGAGGAGCGGGCTCGTCGGGCCGATGGAGCCGCGGCGAAGGTGCTCACGGCCACCGCTCAGTTGGCCAGCGACCGCGGCTGGGTGCGGCCCGCGCTGAAGGCCATCGCCGCCGGGGTGCCGGCCTCCACCGCGGCCATCAACGCCATCGAATCCATCGCCGCGACGTTCCGGCGCCTGGGCGGGGTGATGGCGGAGCGGGTCTCTGATCTCGGCGACATCCGCGACCGGGTGGTGTCGAGGCTGTCCGGCCAGCCGGAGCCCGGTGTGCCGATGCCGGAGCGGCCCTCCATCCTGCTCGCCGACGACCTGTCACCGGCCGACACCGCAGATCTCGACCTCGATCTCATCATCGCCATCGCCACCCGTCTCGGCGGGCCCACGAGCCACACCGCCATCATCGCCAGGCAGCGGGGCCTGCCCTGTGTCGTGGGCGTGACGGACTTGGAGTCCATCGCCGACGGTGACGTGGTGCTGCTCGACGGTGCCGCCGGCACCCTCTCCAGGAGGCTCTCGGAGCTCGACGCCGACGCGCTCGTCGCGGCCGACCTGCGCCGGCGCGCCGTCATCGACGGGTGGACGGGCCCGGCGGCCACTGCCGACGGCACCGCCGTCCAGTTGCTGGCCAACGTCGCTGACGGGGCCGCCGCCCGCGCCGCGGCGACCGGCCCGGTGAGCGGAGTCGGCCTCTACCGGACGGAACTGGGGTTCCTCAACTCCGTCACCGAGCCACCGGTTGAGCAGCAGGCAGACACGTACGCCCAGGTGCTCGACGCGTTCCCGGGGCGCAAGGTCGTCGTGCGCACCCTCGACGCCGGCACGGACAAACCCGTGCCCTTCGCCTCGTTGCCCCACGAGCCGAACCCCGCCCTCGGCATCCGCGGGCACCGGCTCGCGATGTCGCAACCGGGCCTGGTCCGACGGCAGCTGGACGCCATCGCACTCGCCGCCCGGGGCCGCGAGCCGAGGCCCTGGGTGATGGCACCGATGATCGCCACCGTCGACGAGGCGCGCGGATTCGCCCGCGAATGCCGGCAGCGGGACCTCGTCGCCGGGATCATGGTCGAAGTGCCCGCCGTCGCGCTGCTGGCTGAGGAGATCCTGCGCGAAGTGGATTTCGTGTCGATCGGCACCAACGACCTCGCCCAGTACGTGATGGCGGCGGACCGCCTCGCACCGGAGTTGGCCCATCTGACCAACCCCTGGCAGCCGGGTGTCCTGCGGTTGGTGAAGATGACCGCCGATGCCGGCCAGCGGGTGGGGAAGCCGGTGGGGGTGTGTGGCGAGGCGGCGGCGGATCCCGCCCTGGCCTGTGTGCTGGTGGGGATGGGCATCACCAGCCTGTCGATGGCGGCGGCAGCCGTGCCAGGAGTGGGTGTGCAGTTGGCGAAGGTCTCCGTCGAGAAGTGCCGCCGCGCAGCCCAAGCGGCACTCACAGCACCGACCGCCACTGACGCGAGGTCAGCGGCGGTCGGGGAGCTTCAACTGGTCTGA
- a CDS encoding LacI family DNA-binding transcriptional regulator produces the protein MIPQGAKLADLARAAGVSTATVSRVLNGKPGVAETTRRTVLSSIEALGYFVDDQRAGADDGFIAVMVPELGNPGFAAFAAELSLQLSAAGRHMILCTAGPGATTEVAYLDALLGVEISGIISVSGTLADKLVGHDHYQRLISAGVPAVFINAHDPNIDGSFFSTSDAEAVAMSLAHLRQFGHEKIGLAVGQQRYLPAQRKIDAFLAHGLSRGSIVSTIFSVEGGQSAAARLLEAGHTAIICGSDLMALGAIREAHARGLDVPGHVSVVGYDDSPVMAFTSPGLTTVRQPVAALCQAAVGALMSAIRGLPTDSTEMFFHPDLIIRQSTGPHHGN, from the coding sequence GTGATCCCCCAGGGCGCAAAACTCGCGGACCTCGCGCGGGCCGCCGGAGTGTCGACCGCCACGGTGTCCCGGGTCCTGAACGGGAAACCAGGGGTGGCAGAGACCACCCGCCGGACGGTGCTCTCGTCCATCGAGGCGCTCGGCTACTTCGTCGACGACCAGCGCGCCGGTGCGGACGACGGGTTCATCGCGGTGATGGTCCCCGAGCTCGGCAACCCCGGGTTCGCTGCCTTCGCCGCCGAACTCTCCCTGCAACTATCGGCGGCCGGCCGCCACATGATCCTCTGCACCGCCGGCCCCGGAGCCACCACGGAGGTCGCCTACCTCGACGCCCTGCTGGGCGTGGAGATCTCCGGCATCATCTCGGTGTCCGGAACGCTCGCCGACAAGCTCGTCGGGCACGACCATTACCAGCGGCTCATCTCCGCGGGAGTGCCCGCGGTCTTCATCAACGCCCATGACCCGAACATCGACGGATCGTTCTTCTCCACCTCCGACGCGGAGGCCGTGGCCATGTCCCTGGCCCACCTGCGCCAGTTCGGGCACGAGAAGATCGGGCTGGCCGTCGGTCAACAGCGGTACCTTCCGGCCCAGCGCAAGATCGACGCGTTCCTCGCCCACGGTCTGTCGCGCGGCAGCATCGTGTCCACCATCTTCAGCGTCGAGGGCGGGCAGTCCGCCGCCGCGCGCCTCCTGGAGGCCGGCCACACCGCCATCATCTGCGGCTCGGACCTCATGGCGCTGGGCGCCATCCGCGAGGCGCACGCCCGGGGCCTTGACGTCCCCGGCCACGTTTCGGTGGTCGGCTACGATGACTCGCCCGTGATGGCTTTCACGTCTCCCGGGCTCACCACGGTGCGCCAGCCGGTGGCCGCTCTCTGCCAGGCCGCCGTCGGCGCATTGATGAGCGCGATCCGGGGTCTCCCCACAGATTCAACCGAGATGTTCTTCCATCCCGATCTCATCATCCGACAATCAACAGGACCTCACCATGGCAACTGA
- a CDS encoding response regulator transcription factor, giving the protein MTQAVPIRVVALDDHEFILRSLGDLPQLAGGDLEMVGSYTEPSAMLADLDSISPDVAVVDLFLDGRISGHETIGALTARKVWSIAFTAEHRRVPVMLAMQAGARGLVLKSDPAQVLVQAIRDVADGGWSQSSVMAATLLQEAESVPSLSPQELQCLRLAGEGVPVKAIGRQFDPPISLSSVKTYLARAYEKYAAVGREVVNTTQAALETAGDGWFDV; this is encoded by the coding sequence GTGACGCAGGCTGTACCCATCCGGGTTGTCGCCCTCGATGACCACGAGTTCATCCTGCGTTCGCTGGGCGACCTGCCTCAGCTCGCAGGGGGCGACCTCGAGATGGTGGGCTCCTACACGGAGCCATCGGCCATGCTCGCCGACCTGGACAGCATCAGCCCTGATGTCGCCGTCGTGGATCTCTTCCTCGACGGCCGCATCTCCGGGCACGAAACCATCGGGGCACTCACCGCGCGCAAGGTGTGGAGCATCGCCTTCACCGCGGAGCACCGCAGGGTGCCGGTCATGCTGGCCATGCAGGCGGGTGCCCGGGGGCTGGTGCTGAAGTCGGACCCCGCCCAGGTGCTGGTGCAGGCGATCCGCGATGTCGCCGACGGAGGGTGGTCGCAGAGCAGCGTCATGGCCGCCACGCTCCTCCAGGAGGCCGAGAGCGTCCCCAGCCTCTCGCCGCAGGAACTGCAGTGCCTCCGGCTGGCGGGGGAGGGCGTGCCGGTGAAGGCCATCGGCCGGCAGTTCGACCCGCCGATCTCCCTCAGTTCGGTGAAGACCTACCTGGCGCGGGCCTACGAGAAATACGCCGCCGTCGGTCGTGAGGTGGTCAACACCACGCAGGCGGCGCTGGAGACGGCCGGCGACGGTTGGTTCGATGTGTGA